One part of the Arthrobacter tumbae genome encodes these proteins:
- a CDS encoding AAA family ATPase: MIVWLNGTHGVGKTTTADLVQQLIPDSRVFDAEKVGETLMDVRPGLPATDNFQNWRPWRQLVVETAQRILDYTGGTLVMPMTVLVEAYWREISQGLASYSIPVHHFVLHADQDTLRGRIQNDSEMGPSSFRFRYLAPYEKAFQGWLRNEARIIDTTELTPGQAASVIVEEIQDAAYPREALG, translated from the coding sequence ATGATTGTATGGCTGAATGGCACGCATGGAGTCGGGAAGACGACCACGGCTGATCTCGTGCAGCAGTTGATTCCAGATTCACGTGTGTTCGACGCGGAAAAGGTCGGAGAAACGCTAATGGACGTCCGTCCAGGGCTACCTGCGACAGATAACTTCCAGAACTGGCGGCCGTGGCGGCAGCTCGTGGTCGAGACGGCTCAGCGCATCCTTGACTACACCGGCGGCACTCTTGTGATGCCGATGACTGTGCTCGTCGAGGCTTACTGGCGAGAAATCAGCCAAGGCTTAGCCTCCTACAGCATTCCGGTGCACCACTTCGTGCTCCACGCCGATCAAGACACTCTCAGGGGGCGAATCCAGAATGACTCCGAGATGGGTCCCTCTTCATTTCGTTTCAGATACCTCGCTCCCTACGAAAAGGCCTTCCAAGGCTGGCTGCGAAATGAAGCGCGAATCATCGATACGACTGAACTCACGCCCGGTCAGGCCGCATCAGTGATCGTCGAGGAAATCCAGGATGCTGCCTATCCACGAGAAGCGTTGGGATAG
- a CDS encoding nuclear transport factor 2 family protein yields the protein MLNQEVLDAALARADALRRRDGKQLRRLLHPQFRWTSHKGDHFDRDAYLESKVEGQNNWHAQTLEEPEITILGTAAVLTCIVKDDVSNSDGRNQYRMPMTQVWVYEKTWKLVAGHAGPLIPSL from the coding sequence ATGCTCAATCAGGAAGTACTGGACGCTGCCCTGGCGCGAGCCGACGCTCTGAGAAGACGCGACGGTAAGCAGTTACGCCGCCTATTACACCCGCAGTTTCGATGGACGTCGCACAAAGGAGATCATTTTGACCGCGATGCCTACCTTGAGTCCAAAGTTGAGGGCCAAAACAATTGGCACGCTCAGACTCTCGAAGAGCCGGAGATCACGATATTGGGCACGGCGGCGGTACTTACCTGCATTGTGAAGGACGATGTGTCGAACAGCGACGGACGGAACCAATACCGTATGCCCATGACTCAAGTGTGGGTATACGAGAAAACCTGGAAACTTGTTGCCGGCCATGCAGGCCCGCTTATTCCATCTCTCTAA
- a CDS encoding phosphotransferase, with translation MSWDLAATKVLHVRARGEDFVVKAAPPEHHHINREITAHETFTEALVRSNRTSQLVAAHRAANLLITTYQPGTLVEGTPYELDLGVHAQAGSVLRAFHEQSALISDEYELRATDKTVAWLDKEHRIASTVEAEVRQILAAYRPAPIMIVPTHGDWQPRNWLMEDGDIRVIDFGRFDLRPPATDLCRLAAQQWKEAPGLEAAFLDGYGSDPRRGVIWVMELLREAVGTAVWAYQMGDTDFEAQGHRMLEEAITHF, from the coding sequence TTGTCCTGGGACCTGGCGGCCACGAAGGTTCTTCATGTGCGTGCGCGCGGTGAAGATTTTGTCGTGAAAGCTGCACCGCCGGAGCACCATCACATCAACCGGGAAATTACAGCGCACGAGACCTTCACTGAAGCACTCGTTCGCAGCAACCGTACGTCTCAGCTGGTTGCTGCCCATCGAGCAGCGAATCTGTTGATAACCACCTACCAACCCGGAACACTGGTCGAGGGGACACCCTACGAGCTCGATTTGGGAGTCCACGCCCAGGCAGGTTCGGTTCTTCGTGCTTTCCATGAGCAAAGCGCACTGATCAGCGATGAGTACGAGTTGCGTGCCACGGATAAGACGGTCGCATGGCTGGACAAAGAACACCGCATCGCGTCGACGGTGGAGGCCGAGGTGCGGCAGATTCTCGCAGCGTACCGTCCAGCACCGATCATGATCGTCCCGACGCACGGTGACTGGCAGCCGCGCAACTGGCTGATGGAAGATGGCGATATACGGGTCATTGATTTCGGCCGCTTCGATCTCCGACCGCCGGCTACCGACTTATGCCGGCTCGCTGCCCAGCAGTGGAAGGAGGCCCCCGGGCTAGAGGCTGCATTCCTTGATGGGTATGGGAGCGACCCGCGTCGGGGCGTGATCTGGGTGATGGAATTGCTGCGAGAAGCTGTCGGCACCGCGGTTTGGGCGTATCAAATGGGCGATACCGACTTCGAAGCACAAGGCCATCGCATGTTGGAAGAAGCGATCACTCATTTCTAA